A window from Parambassis ranga chromosome 13, fParRan2.1, whole genome shotgun sequence encodes these proteins:
- the ppp1r13l gene encoding relA-associated inhibitor: protein MSSQMTFGSSMLFQTINDDLNASLATADELSKEFNSLLKEASSSPNRSNTTPGSQAGSSISREQLQSTGPSSTSVTTRFSSGSTDGSSSSQLFSSTSSSFPPTDSGSKNTPSSPSITTSPVSTPKVHQETRPTHSRTGSDSYLYAQQSPKSSPHTQRHDSPTRYDRSPRGSTSYVDRCPSPNPLDQSARSTSGQTPYNLLSPYDSSQMGRRSPRLDRAPSPLLFNHPMSGTIPRNPTGFRQSDEGMLRQKNPGKWNETDLDMSYERKPHHTYDKTEWLRPSVPNSSWRESNLDGPPPAPSPKKDPRSNPLQFSHGSLPRNSRISVPPDVSSSAHSQYHPQPIISRISIPPASPQSRQRGPIPLSVILRLQNPHWRATMPTPNPRVMGGEGDMPPYQLAAPILKELFHQHVPLYQPHQQPPELRQPAVYSDALNPGDVDAELERLDLVRHIPVILENPTVPESGPEAAPQPAPQPAPRPLSPTRLQPVVAPDAQTHVMPDVQELLRIRAEIPRALKRRGSVDQSRPLKKASHYQPNQYKHLIDKLFRRKEPRHKGEQGSETSSSSEGEESAPPPAPLPGPQSPMHHGVKSYHSILRQPKRERKGSGRRARLSPLVLLLDGSLVGELETVQRAVQEMSDPSQPNDEGITGLHNAICGGHYDVVDFLVRIGANVSAPDSHGWTPLHCAASCNDRVLCEFLVRNGAAVMAVTESDAATASQKCDPYAPGFEECLNLLRGMEEAMGVENSGVLYALYSYPAQAPDELSFKEGDMVTILQKPEGSDWWWASLCGREGFVPNNYFGLFPKVRPKSLC from the exons ATGAGTTCTCAGATGACCTTTGGCAGCAGCATGCTGT TCCAGACCATAAACGATGACCTGAACGCATCGCTGGCTACAGCAGATGAGTTATCCAAAGAGTTTAACTCCCTGCTGAAGGAGGCCTCCTCGTCTCCCAACAGGAGCAACACAACGCCTGGGTCTCAG GCTGGCTCTTCTATCTCCCGAGAGCAGCTTCAGTCCACTGGACCCTCCAGCACCTCCGTCACCACACGGTTCTCAAGTGGCAGCACTGATGGCAGCTCCAGCTCCCAACTGTTCTCCTCGACCTCCTCATCTTTCCCTCCCACTGACTCCGGCAGTAAAAACACACCTTCATCCCCCAGCATTACAACCAGCCCAGTCTCAACCCCAAAGGTCCACCAGGAGACCCGTCCTACACATTCTCGAACCGGATCCGACAGCTACTTATACGCCCAGCAGAGCCCCAAGAGTTCACCACACACCCAAAGGCACGACTCGCCCACACGTTACGACAGGAGCCCACGAGGTTCCACTTCTTATGTGGACAGATGCCCATCTCCAAACCCATTGGACCAGTCGGCTCGCTCCACTTCAGGTCAGACCCCCTACAACCTACTGAGCCCCTACGACAGCAGCCAGATGGGTCGCAGGTCACCCCGGCTGGACAGGGCTCCCTCTCCTCTGTTATTCAATCACCCGATGTCTGGCACAATTCCTCGGAACCCTACCGGCTTCAGACAATCTG ATGAGGGTATGCTTCGGCAAAAGAACCCTGGAAAGTGGAACGAGACAGATCTGGACATGTCCTACGAGAGGAAACCTCACCACACCTATGACA AGACGGAGTGGCTGCGGCCGTCTGTGCCAAATAGCAGCTGGAGGGAATCCAACCTGGATggccctcctcctgctccaagCCCTAAAAAG GATCCTCGCTCTAATCCCCTCCAGTTTTCACATGGCTCCCTCCCCCGTAATTCACGTATATCAGTGCCCCCAGATGTTTCATCCTCAGCCCACTCCCAGTACCACCCACAGCCCATCATCTCTCGTATTTCCATTCCTCCCGCTTCCCCTCAGTCCCGCCAGCGTGGGCCCAttcctctctctgtcatctTGCGGCTTCAAAACCCCCACTGGAGGGCAACAATGCCGACCCCCAACCCCAGAGTTATGGGAGGAGAAGGTGACATGCCGCCTTACCAGCTGGCCGCACCCATCCTGAAGGAACTCTTCCACCAACATGTCCCTCTGTACCAGCCTCATCAACAGCCTCCTGAGCTGAGACAGCCAGCTGTGTACAGCGATG CGCTGAACCCGGGGGATGTTGATGCAGAGTTAGAGCGGCTGGACCTCGTACGTCACATTCCTGTGATCTTGGAGAACCCCACAGTTCCAGAGAGCGGCCCGGAGGCTGCTCCCCAGCCTGCCCCCCAGCCTGCCCCCCGGCCCCTGAGCCCCACCAGGCTGCAGCCAGTCGTGGCCCCCGATGCCCAGACTCACGTAATGCCTGATGTGCAGGAGCTGCTGCGTATCAGGGCAGAAATCCCCCGGGCCCTGAAGAGACGGGGCTCCGTGGACCAGTCACGGCCCCTGAAGAAGGCCTCGCATTACCAGCCGAACCAGTACAAACATCTCATCGACAAGCTTTTCCGCAGGAAGGAACCCCGCCACAAGGGGGAGCAAGGGAGCGAGACCAGCAGTTCCTCAGAGGGCGAGGAGAGTGCGCCACCTCCTGCCCCCTTACCTGGACCGCAGAGTCCGATGCACCATGGCGTCAAA AGCTACCATTCGATTCTGCGACAACCCAAACGAGAGCGCAAAGGTTCTGGGAGGCGGGCTCGGCTTAGCCCGCTGGTCTTGCTGCTGGACGGATCATTGGTTGGAGAGCTGGAGACGGTGCAGAGAGCCGTGCAGGAG ATGAGTGACCCGAGCCAGCCTAATGATGAGGGCATCACCGGCCTTCATAATGCTATCTGTGGAGGGCATTACGATGTGGTCGACTTCCTGGTTCGCATCGGAGCCAACGTCAGCGCCCCGGACAGCCACGGCTG GACTCCTCTGCACTGTGCAGCTTCTTGTAACGACCGTGTTCTGTGTGAGTTCTTGGTGAGGAACGGTGCTGCTGTCATGGCCGTGACGGAGAGCGACGCCGCCACCgcttcacagaagtgtgacccGTACGCTCCTGGGTTTGAGGAATGCCTGAACCTTCTGAGGG GTATGGAGGAGGCCATGGGTGTGGAGAACAGCGGCGTGCTGTATGCTCTGTATAGCTACCCGGCTCAGGCGCCCGACGAGCTGAGCTTCAAAGAGGGAGACATGGTCACCATCCTGCAGAAGCCTGAAGGGTCTGACTGGTGGTGGGCCTCGCTCTGCGGCAGAGAGGGCTTTGTTCCAAACAACTACTTCGGG CTTTTCCCAAAGGTGCGGCCAAAGTCTCTCTGTTAA
- the opa3 gene encoding optic atrophy 3 protein homolog — protein sequence MVVGAFPIAKLLYLGVRQMSKPVANRIKAGARRSEFFKNYVCLPPAQLYHWIEMRTKMRIMGFRGSTIKPLNEEAAAELGAELLGEAIIFLIGGGCMVLEYSRQATNSRNKEEELNKTITNLQTQVAELELNTETINAQLREINRQLVSFPMPTKK from the exons ATGGTTGTCGGTGCCTTCCCCATCGCCAAGCTCCTCTACTTGGGAGTGAGGCAGATGAGCAAGCCCGTAGCGAACCGGATAAAAGCAGGAGCCAGGAGAAGCGAGTTCTTTAAAAACTACGTCTGCCTGCCTCCGGCCCAGC TGTATCATTGGATTGAAATGAGAACAAAGATGCGGATCATGGGCTTCCGGGGTTCCACCATCAAGCCACTAAACGAGgaggctgctgcagagctgggTGCTGAGTTGCTGGGAGAGGCTATCATCTTCCTTATCGGTGGTGGATGCATGGTGTTGGAGTACAGCAGGCAGGCTACCAACTCTCgaaacaaagaggaggagctgaacaaGACCATAACAAACCTACAGACTCAAGTAGCAGAATTAGAGCTAAACACAGAGACTATAAATGCTCAGCTCAGAGAGATCAACAGGCAACTGGTTTCCTTTCCCATGCCCACCAAAAAGTGA